A window of Acidobacteriota bacterium contains these coding sequences:
- a CDS encoding RNA polymerase sigma factor, with translation MAAFEELYRQHARRLYNLAYRMLGDAADAEDLLQEMFLQAFRKLGSFKGESSLGTWLYRLGMNLCLDRVRSRAAKNGRQTDSLDADDAPVVAATPAPADLVVNRVDLERAIATLPDGCRAAFLLHDVEGFDHREVGEILGISEGTSKSQVHKARLRLRGWLRGRPALAATGTR, from the coding sequence ATGGCAGCCTTCGAGGAGCTGTATCGTCAGCACGCGCGGCGGCTGTACAACCTCGCCTACCGCATGCTCGGCGACGCGGCCGATGCGGAAGACCTCCTGCAGGAGATGTTCCTGCAGGCGTTCCGCAAGCTGGGCAGCTTCAAGGGCGAGTCGTCGCTCGGCACCTGGCTCTATCGGCTCGGGATGAACCTGTGCCTCGATCGCGTGCGCAGCCGGGCGGCGAAGAACGGCCGGCAGACCGACTCGCTCGACGCCGACGACGCGCCGGTCGTGGCCGCGACGCCGGCACCGGCCGATCTGGTCGTGAACCGGGTCGACCTCGAGCGGGCGATCGCGACGTTGCCCGACGGGTGCCGGGCGGCGTTCCTGTTGCACGACGTCGAGGGGTTCGACCACCGCGAGGTGGGCGAGATCCTCGGCATCTCGGAGGGCACGTCGAAGTCGCAGGTGCACAAGGCGCGGCTGCGGCTGCGCGGGTGGCTGCGTGGCCGGCCCGCGCTCGCGGCCACCGGGACCAGGTAA
- a CDS encoding zf-HC2 domain-containing protein, which produces MRCDEFIPLASDLVEGSLTGASRAEAEAHLSSCAGCRSLVADLSRIADVASTLERRTLPPGNWPALAARLAKEPTWSARPAMSVGPSWTWLAVAAALVAIVGSSLWLVARSFTTTAPHEAASGNGQAPDLVQSIETELALAAEHYEKAISGLEQVASAADSPLDPVVMATLRENLRVIDDAIEESRVALRNEPDSRLAQESLFEAFRRKIGLLQDTIALMNEMRKGDEAGAARIVEGLTKS; this is translated from the coding sequence ATGCGTTGTGACGAATTCATCCCTCTTGCGAGCGACCTCGTCGAAGGATCGCTCACCGGCGCGAGTCGGGCGGAGGCCGAGGCGCACCTCTCGTCGTGTGCGGGTTGCCGGTCGCTGGTCGCCGACCTTTCTCGCATCGCGGACGTGGCCTCGACTCTCGAGCGGCGGACCTTGCCGCCCGGGAACTGGCCGGCGCTGGCTGCCCGCCTGGCGAAGGAGCCGACCTGGTCTGCGCGACCGGCGATGAGCGTCGGCCCCTCGTGGACCTGGCTGGCCGTCGCCGCAGCGCTGGTCGCGATCGTCGGCTCGTCGCTGTGGCTGGTTGCCAGGTCCTTCACGACGACCGCGCCACACGAGGCCGCGTCGGGCAACGGCCAGGCTCCCGACCTCGTCCAATCGATTGAGACCGAGCTCGCGCTGGCAGCCGAGCACTACGAGAAAGCCATTTCCGGCCTCGAGCAGGTTGCCAGCGCGGCCGACTCACCGCTCGACCCGGTCGTAATGGCGACGCTGCGCGAGAACCTCCGGGTCATCGACGATGCGATCGAGGAAAGTCGCGTGGCGCTGCGGAACGAACCCGACAGCCGGCTGGCGCAGGAGAGCCTGTTCGAGGCGTTCCGCCGAAAGATCGGGCTGCTGCAGGACACCATCGCCCTGATGAACGAGATGCGGAAGGGCGACGAAGCCGGGGCCGCCCGCATCGTCGAGGGCCTGACCAAGTCGTAG
- a CDS encoding DUF4097 family beta strand repeat protein: protein MQISHLSLIAVFIVGSYTPAAGQPSPAAPVAEPAARAATGPAWEAQQTAPRPPRAPRPPRAPRPEASGPEKVETSTRTFTVGTGATLVLSNIAGDISIVTGDASTIRVEATKRARGRTEAEAAAQLESTRVQFSEFGNRVEVRTVHDRTRNRVAVDYAVTVPSAAAIEVKSVSGKIVVRDVQGDVRAETISGDVAASGLAREGQLKSVSGDVEVTESAIAGDLSAHSVSGDVRASRVQARVIAAATVSGDVGVRDADCERAIVHSVSGRVEYAGALQPRGRYELKSHSGDVRLAVDGNVGFEIDANSFSGAIRTDWPLAVRGTAAKSGRHRTLLGVHGDGSAQVSASTFSGSIEIVKR from the coding sequence ATGCAGATCTCTCACCTGTCACTTATCGCCGTGTTCATCGTCGGCTCCTACACCCCGGCGGCTGGTCAGCCGAGCCCGGCCGCCCCGGTGGCCGAACCCGCCGCGCGGGCAGCGACGGGCCCGGCCTGGGAGGCGCAGCAGACGGCACCCCGCCCGCCTCGCGCGCCAAGGCCGCCGCGCGCTCCGCGTCCCGAGGCATCGGGACCCGAGAAGGTCGAGACGTCCACACGGACCTTCACGGTCGGCACGGGGGCGACGCTCGTTCTGTCGAACATCGCCGGGGACATCTCGATCGTCACCGGCGACGCCAGCACGATCCGGGTGGAAGCGACGAAGCGGGCGCGCGGCCGGACCGAAGCGGAAGCGGCGGCGCAGCTCGAGTCGACGCGCGTGCAGTTCAGCGAGTTCGGCAACCGCGTGGAGGTCCGCACGGTCCACGACCGCACGCGGAACCGCGTGGCGGTCGACTACGCGGTGACCGTGCCTTCGGCAGCCGCCATCGAGGTGAAGTCGGTCAGCGGCAAGATCGTCGTCAGGGACGTTCAGGGCGACGTGCGCGCCGAGACGATCAGCGGCGACGTCGCGGCGTCGGGTCTGGCGCGCGAAGGGCAGCTCAAGTCGGTGTCCGGCGACGTGGAGGTCACGGAGAGCGCGATTGCCGGCGACCTCTCGGCGCACAGCGTGAGCGGCGACGTGCGCGCCAGCCGGGTGCAGGCCCGCGTGATCGCGGCCGCCACGGTCAGCGGCGATGTCGGCGTGCGCGACGCGGACTGCGAGCGCGCTATCGTGCACTCGGTGTCCGGCCGCGTCGAGTACGCGGGCGCCCTCCAGCCACGGGGACGCTACGAGCTGAAGTCGCACTCGGGCGACGTCCGCCTCGCGGTCGACGGCAACGTCGGCTTCGAGATCGACGCCAACAGCTTCAGCGGGGCCATCCGCACCGACTGGCCGCTCGCGGTCCGGGGCACGGCGGCGAAGAGCGGCCGCCACAGGACGCTGCTCGGTGTCCACGGCGACGGGTCGGCCCAGGTCAGCGCCTCGACCTTCAGCGGGTCGATCGAAATCGTGAAGCGCTGA
- a CDS encoding Rne/Rng family ribonuclease — MAKEMIVSSNEHETMVAILEDDQVAELFIERERSRGVVGNVYKGRVSKVLPGMQSAFVDIGLERDGFLYVSDVVNTEEQFEQLEAGDDDDAAAGGAAEAGESDGAALPAGEADTAAAADATGGTGPAAVQNGGRGSRRRRDDVVNGPRIEDLLKEGQEIVVQVVKEPLGTKGARLTSHVTIPGRFLVFMPTVDHLGVSRKIDSRDERARLRGIVRQFRETHGFSGGLIIRTAAAGRPDADIIGDLTYFHEVWTEVRRKSESVRAPAVVYREQSLVAKLLRDLLTEDFQVIRIDNAREHRKALQLVERIMPTMAPRVKLYTKKFPIFDEYGVQSEIDKALRSKVWLKSGGYIVVNQTEALVAIDVNTGRYVGKKSAGRLEDTIVKTNLEAVREIVRQIRLRDLGGIIVLDLIDMEEKKNRQKVYQTIEQELRKDRSPSKAIQVSDFGLIIVTRKRVKQSLERMLTEQCPYCSGTGTIKATPTICYEILAEVKKLGPDLNGHGVVLRVHPDIAKALQDEERAVLRDAESVIGRKLALRPDPQLHHEQFDLMTM, encoded by the coding sequence ATGGCCAAGGAGATGATCGTCTCGTCGAACGAGCACGAGACGATGGTCGCGATCCTGGAGGACGACCAGGTCGCGGAGCTGTTCATCGAGCGCGAGCGTTCGCGCGGCGTGGTGGGCAACGTCTACAAGGGGCGCGTGTCGAAGGTCCTGCCGGGCATGCAGTCGGCCTTCGTGGACATCGGCCTCGAGCGTGACGGGTTCCTCTACGTCAGCGACGTCGTCAACACGGAGGAGCAGTTCGAGCAGCTCGAGGCGGGCGACGACGACGACGCCGCGGCGGGTGGCGCGGCGGAGGCCGGCGAAAGCGATGGCGCGGCGCTCCCGGCCGGCGAGGCCGACACGGCAGCCGCCGCCGACGCGACTGGCGGCACCGGGCCGGCGGCCGTCCAGAACGGTGGCCGCGGGTCTCGCCGGCGGCGCGACGACGTCGTCAACGGGCCGAGGATCGAGGACCTGCTCAAGGAGGGGCAGGAGATCGTCGTCCAGGTGGTCAAGGAGCCCCTCGGGACCAAGGGCGCGCGGCTGACGTCGCACGTCACCATTCCGGGCCGCTTCCTCGTGTTCATGCCCACCGTCGACCACCTCGGCGTGTCGCGGAAGATCGACTCCCGTGACGAACGCGCGCGCCTGCGGGGGATCGTCCGGCAGTTCCGCGAGACGCACGGCTTCTCCGGCGGGTTGATCATCCGGACCGCCGCCGCCGGCCGGCCCGACGCCGACATCATCGGCGACCTCACCTACTTCCACGAGGTGTGGACGGAGGTTCGGCGCAAGTCGGAGAGCGTGCGCGCGCCTGCCGTCGTCTACCGCGAGCAGAGTCTCGTGGCCAAGCTGCTGCGCGACCTGCTGACCGAGGACTTCCAGGTCATCCGCATCGACAACGCCCGCGAGCACCGGAAGGCCCTGCAGCTCGTCGAGCGCATCATGCCGACGATGGCGCCGCGGGTGAAGCTCTACACGAAGAAGTTCCCCATCTTCGACGAGTACGGAGTCCAGAGCGAGATCGACAAGGCCCTGCGCTCGAAGGTCTGGCTCAAGTCCGGCGGCTACATCGTCGTCAACCAGACCGAGGCGCTCGTCGCCATCGACGTCAACACCGGCCGGTACGTGGGCAAGAAGTCCGCAGGGCGGCTCGAGGACACGATCGTCAAGACCAACCTCGAGGCCGTCAGGGAGATCGTCCGGCAGATCCGGCTGCGCGACCTCGGCGGCATCATCGTGCTCGACCTGATCGACATGGAGGAGAAGAAGAACCGCCAGAAGGTCTACCAGACCATCGAGCAGGAACTGCGCAAGGACCGCTCACCGTCGAAGGCCATCCAGGTGTCCGACTTCGGCCTCATCATCGTGACACGCAAGCGCGTCAAGCAGAGCCTCGAGCGCATGCTGACCGAGCAGTGCCCGTATTGCTCGGGCACCGGCACCATCAAGGCGACGCCGACGATCTGCTACGAGATCCTCGCCGAGGTGAAGAAGCTCGGGCCCGATCTCAACGGGCACGGCGTCGTGCTCCGGGTGCACCCCGACATCGCCAAGGCCCTCCAGGACGAGGAGCGGGCGGTGCTGCGCGATGCCGAGAGCGTGATCGGACGCAAGCTCGCCCTCCGTCCGGACCCGCAGCTGCACCACGAGCAGTTCGACCTGATGACGATGTGA
- the rodA gene encoding rod shape-determining protein RodA — MFERRLYFHVDWLLVVSVLALTAIGLAMIYSSTYDPIRERVGTEFYKQTWAVGLGLVALLVCLSVDYRLLSEYSLVIFGGSVLLLVYVLLFGFVAGGARRWIPLGPVNLQPSEFARIALALVVATYFAENRRGAGQWRDLALGAAFLATLAVLIARQPDLGTAVTLVPIFVGTAYAAGMRPKVLAVLALLAVIAAPIAWFAVLKDYQKSRIETFLDPEQDPRGAGYQQIQARITVGSGGLTGKGYMQGTQGQFKFLPVAHNDFIYSVLAEELGFLGVVVTLGLYLFVILRSLEAARLARDRLGAYLVVGLVSGFSFQVVYNITMSAGLAPVKGLTLPLMSYGGSSIIATMAVFGLVLNVRMRRFTN; from the coding sequence ATGTTCGAGCGGCGACTCTACTTCCACGTCGACTGGCTGCTCGTCGTGTCGGTGCTGGCGCTGACGGCCATCGGGCTCGCGATGATCTACAGCAGCACGTACGATCCGATTCGCGAGCGCGTCGGCACGGAGTTCTACAAGCAGACCTGGGCGGTCGGTCTCGGCCTCGTGGCGTTGCTCGTCTGCCTGTCGGTCGACTACCGTCTGCTGTCGGAGTACTCGCTCGTGATCTTCGGCGGCAGCGTGCTGCTGCTCGTCTACGTCCTCCTGTTCGGCTTCGTCGCGGGCGGCGCCCGGCGGTGGATCCCCCTCGGGCCGGTGAACCTCCAGCCCTCGGAGTTCGCGCGGATCGCGCTGGCGCTCGTCGTGGCGACCTACTTCGCCGAGAACCGCCGCGGTGCCGGGCAGTGGCGCGACCTTGCCCTCGGCGCGGCGTTCCTGGCCACCCTCGCGGTGCTGATCGCGCGGCAGCCCGACCTGGGGACGGCCGTGACCCTGGTGCCGATCTTCGTCGGCACCGCGTACGCCGCCGGGATGCGCCCGAAGGTCCTCGCCGTGCTCGCGCTCCTGGCCGTCATCGCGGCGCCGATCGCCTGGTTCGCCGTGCTCAAGGACTACCAGAAGTCGCGCATCGAGACGTTCCTCGATCCGGAGCAGGACCCGCGGGGCGCCGGGTACCAGCAAATCCAGGCGCGGATCACGGTGGGCTCGGGTGGGCTCACCGGCAAGGGCTACATGCAGGGCACACAGGGCCAGTTCAAGTTCCTGCCCGTGGCCCACAACGACTTCATCTACTCAGTGCTGGCCGAGGAGCTGGGTTTCCTGGGCGTCGTCGTGACGCTCGGGCTCTACCTGTTCGTCATCCTGCGATCCCTGGAGGCGGCCCGCCTGGCCAGGGATCGCCTGGGGGCGTACCTGGTCGTGGGGCTCGTGTCCGGGTTCTCGTTCCAGGTCGTCTACAACATCACCATGTCCGCCGGGCTGGCGCCGGTCAAGGGGCTCACGCTGCCGCTCATGAGCTACGGCGGCTCCTCGATCATCGCCACGATGGCCGTGTTCGGCCTCGTTCTCAACGTGAGGATGCGGCGGTTCACGAATTGA
- the mrdA gene encoding penicillin-binding protein 2 — translation MIDDRRSLPLRIRVLSYLVAAVFVVLGVCFWYFQVVQHARFLEMAENNHQRTLPLRAPRGMMFDRDGRVLVENRYAFTISLVPEHSRDLSRTLAVLSPALGVPEAALGETIARHARQPRYRPINLVTDASMAQLAAVLARRFELPDVIVEQVPTRQYPDDALGAHLFGYVGEVSDQQLTRVEFEGVSSGTIVGQSGIEQTYNQWLLGEDGARRVVVNSVGREIEVLGEVPPREGRRVELTIDADLQRAAEEGFKTLGYNGAAVVLDPRNGEVLSLVSLPAYDPNRFATGIDRTSWTALNTDRLRPLQNRAIQGRYSPGSTFKIVVAAAALEEGVATPDYKVNCPGGGVFYGRFFKCHLARGHGLVDMRTALEKSCNTYFYTLGNLVGIDRLHKWATAFGLGVRTGVDLPHEIEGIMPSTAWKRQRTGERWYPGETISVAIGQGQVSVTPISLAVMMATIANGGTRHVPHLVRAIDDGDGWTPVPSPPPAEVHDMAPEHVRALHEGLWLAVNGAGTGGRARVPGRDVAGKTGTAQVISIQGRQSAAGRTERDLRDHGWFVFFAPHDEPEIAGVVFAEHSDHGYLAAPIARHVIETFYAKKEGRPLPQLTPPAPPAVVASAPPAGGAVGGGGD, via the coding sequence ATGATCGACGACCGCCGGAGCCTGCCGCTTCGCATTCGTGTCCTCAGCTACCTCGTGGCGGCCGTGTTCGTCGTGCTCGGCGTGTGTTTCTGGTATTTCCAGGTCGTGCAGCACGCCAGGTTCCTGGAGATGGCCGAGAACAACCACCAGCGGACGCTGCCGCTGCGCGCGCCGCGGGGCATGATGTTCGACCGCGACGGGCGGGTCCTCGTCGAGAACCGGTACGCGTTCACCATCTCGCTCGTGCCCGAGCACAGTCGCGACCTCTCGCGGACGCTCGCGGTCCTCTCACCCGCGCTCGGCGTGCCCGAGGCGGCGCTCGGGGAGACCATCGCGCGGCACGCCCGCCAGCCGCGATACCGTCCGATCAACCTCGTCACCGACGCGTCGATGGCCCAGTTGGCCGCCGTGCTCGCCCGCCGGTTCGAACTGCCCGACGTGATCGTCGAGCAGGTGCCGACGCGCCAGTATCCCGACGATGCCCTCGGCGCCCATCTGTTCGGCTACGTCGGCGAGGTCAGCGACCAGCAGCTCACGCGAGTCGAGTTCGAGGGCGTGTCGTCGGGCACGATCGTGGGCCAGTCCGGCATCGAGCAGACCTACAACCAGTGGCTGCTCGGCGAGGACGGCGCGCGCCGGGTCGTCGTCAACAGCGTCGGCCGCGAGATCGAGGTGCTGGGGGAAGTCCCGCCTCGCGAGGGGCGGCGCGTCGAGCTGACCATCGACGCCGACCTCCAGCGGGCGGCCGAAGAGGGATTCAAGACACTGGGGTACAACGGCGCGGCCGTCGTGCTCGATCCGCGCAACGGCGAGGTTCTGTCGCTCGTGAGCCTCCCGGCGTACGACCCGAACCGCTTCGCGACGGGCATCGACCGCACGAGTTGGACGGCACTCAACACCGACCGGCTGCGACCGCTGCAGAACCGCGCGATCCAGGGGCGCTACTCGCCGGGATCGACCTTCAAGATCGTCGTCGCCGCCGCCGCGCTCGAGGAAGGGGTCGCGACGCCCGACTACAAGGTGAACTGTCCCGGCGGCGGCGTCTTCTACGGCCGGTTCTTCAAGTGCCATCTCGCGCGTGGCCACGGGCTCGTCGACATGCGCACGGCGCTCGAGAAGTCGTGCAACACCTACTTCTACACGCTCGGCAACCTCGTCGGCATCGACCGCCTGCACAAGTGGGCGACGGCGTTCGGCCTCGGCGTGCGCACCGGTGTCGACCTGCCCCACGAGATCGAGGGCATCATGCCGTCGACCGCGTGGAAGCGCCAGCGCACGGGTGAGCGGTGGTATCCAGGCGAGACGATCTCGGTCGCCATCGGCCAGGGGCAGGTGTCGGTCACCCCGATCTCGCTCGCCGTCATGATGGCCACGATCGCCAACGGCGGCACGCGACACGTCCCGCACCTCGTCAGGGCGATCGACGACGGCGACGGCTGGACGCCGGTGCCTTCGCCGCCTCCGGCCGAGGTGCACGACATGGCGCCCGAGCACGTGCGCGCGCTCCACGAGGGATTGTGGCTCGCGGTCAACGGGGCCGGCACCGGCGGCCGCGCGCGCGTCCCCGGCCGCGACGTCGCCGGGAAGACCGGCACGGCGCAGGTCATTTCGATCCAGGGGCGGCAGTCGGCGGCCGGCCGTACCGAACGCGACCTCCGCGACCACGGCTGGTTCGTGTTCTTCGCGCCGCACGACGAACCTGAGATCGCGGGCGTGGTCTTCGCCGAGCACTCCGATCACGGGTACCTGGCCGCTCCCATCGCGCGGCACGTCATCGAGACGTTCTACGCGAAGAAGGAGGGCCGGCCCCTGCCGCAACTGACACCGCCGGCGCCGCCGGCCGTCGTCGCCTCGGCCCCGCCGGCGGGGGGAGCGGTTGGCGGGGGTGGAGACTAG
- the mreD gene encoding rod shape-determining protein MreD, which yields MRIAGIAAALVVALAFQTTLAHLLSGTRVSVDLVLVLVVYTSLLLGPTAGLLIGSAAGLAQDALSGGVIGVGGFAKSLLGFVVGVLGTRFIVANALPRFVVFFVGSLAHGVVFFGLYWLIDPPGIGWPYTEALLQAAMNGVIGVSAFVLAERGPEMISRRRARRAYLGRRVR from the coding sequence GTGAGGATCGCCGGCATCGCGGCGGCGCTGGTCGTCGCCCTCGCGTTCCAGACGACGCTCGCGCACCTGCTGTCGGGCACGCGCGTCTCGGTGGACCTCGTGCTGGTCCTGGTGGTGTACACCTCGCTCCTCCTGGGGCCGACCGCGGGGCTGCTCATTGGATCGGCCGCCGGCCTGGCGCAGGACGCGCTCTCGGGCGGGGTGATCGGCGTCGGCGGCTTCGCCAAGAGCCTGCTCGGCTTCGTCGTCGGCGTGCTCGGCACCCGGTTCATCGTCGCCAACGCGCTGCCGCGGTTCGTGGTGTTCTTCGTCGGGTCGCTGGCGCACGGCGTGGTCTTCTTCGGGCTGTACTGGCTGATCGACCCGCCGGGGATCGGCTGGCCCTACACCGAGGCGCTCCTGCAGGCGGCGATGAACGGCGTCATCGGGGTCTCGGCGTTCGTCCTGGCCGAGCGCGGACCGGAAATGATCAGCCGCCGCCGTGCGCGCCGGGCCTATCTGGGCCGGCGCGTCCGATGA
- the mreC gene encoding rod shape-determining protein MreC, with translation MSDVRHRTGLLCVVVLIGHLVLVSAQVDTRGGQTVLASAVFAVFGEVQRVVAGAVDGVAGGWRRWVALRGVEAENTELRARVMALEVELQQQRVRALRGERLEGLLALQRAMPLRTLAAEVIAGDATAWFSTIAINRGRADGVTADLAVVSPKGVVGRVLGRPSTHAARVQLIVDRNAGAGALVERSRTGGVVVGEEGDGRLRMDFVSNLADVVVGDVVVTSGVDGIYPKGLVIGEVIDVARGQGLYKVIHVAPSVDFSSIEEVLVVLDPPPRLPSDEGAP, from the coding sequence ATGTCTGACGTCCGCCACCGCACGGGTCTTCTGTGCGTCGTCGTGCTGATCGGGCACCTCGTCCTGGTGTCGGCGCAGGTCGACACGCGCGGCGGCCAGACGGTGCTCGCGTCGGCGGTGTTCGCCGTCTTCGGCGAGGTGCAGCGGGTGGTGGCGGGCGCGGTCGACGGCGTGGCCGGCGGCTGGCGGCGCTGGGTCGCGCTGCGCGGCGTCGAGGCCGAGAACACCGAGCTGCGCGCGCGCGTCATGGCGCTCGAGGTCGAGTTGCAGCAGCAGCGGGTCCGGGCGCTGCGGGGGGAACGGCTCGAAGGGCTCCTGGCGCTCCAGCGGGCGATGCCGCTGCGCACGCTGGCCGCCGAGGTCATCGCCGGCGACGCCACCGCCTGGTTCTCGACGATCGCCATCAACCGCGGCCGGGCCGACGGCGTCACCGCCGACCTCGCGGTCGTCTCGCCGAAGGGCGTGGTCGGACGGGTGCTCGGGAGGCCTTCGACGCACGCCGCGCGCGTGCAGTTGATCGTCGACCGCAACGCCGGCGCCGGCGCCCTCGTCGAGCGGTCGCGCACCGGCGGCGTCGTGGTCGGAGAGGAGGGCGACGGGCGGCTGAGGATGGACTTCGTCTCGAACCTCGCCGATGTCGTGGTCGGCGACGTGGTCGTGACGTCGGGCGTCGATGGCATCTACCCGAAGGGGCTGGTCATCGGCGAGGTGATCGACGTGGCGCGCGGCCAGGGGCTCTACAAGGTGATCCACGTGGCGCCGAGCGTCGACTTCTCGTCGATCGAAGAGGTGCTCGTGGTGCTCGACCCGCCGCCGCGGCTGCCGTCAGACGAGGGGGCGCCGTGA
- a CDS encoding rod shape-determining protein, with the protein MFSLFSSDLAIDLGTANTCVYARGKGIIVNEPSIVAINKVSGRIEAVGREAKDMLGRTPGNIVAIKPMKDGVIADFEVTEKMLAYFIKKAHNRNVWVRPRIVIGVPSEITQVEKRAVKDSAYRAKASEVHLVEEAMAAAIGAGMPITEPSGNMIVDIGGGTTDIAVISLAGIVYSKAVRVAGNEMDEAIIQYIKKTYNLLIGERTAEHIKIELGSGYPLEDRLTMEIKGRHLIEGVPKTISISDEEIRGALAETVNVIVDAVRVALERTPPELSADIVDRGIVLTGGGSLLKNLDKRLREETGLPVAMAEDPLSSVVLGAGKMLSDFNLLRKIAID; encoded by the coding sequence GTGTTCTCCCTGTTTTCGAGCGATCTGGCCATCGACCTGGGCACGGCCAACACGTGCGTCTACGCCCGTGGCAAGGGCATCATCGTCAACGAGCCCTCGATCGTCGCCATCAACAAGGTCAGCGGGCGCATCGAGGCCGTCGGTCGCGAGGCCAAGGACATGCTCGGCCGGACGCCAGGCAACATCGTCGCCATCAAGCCGATGAAGGACGGCGTCATCGCCGACTTCGAGGTGACCGAGAAGATGCTGGCCTACTTCATCAAGAAGGCCCACAACCGCAACGTGTGGGTCAGGCCGCGCATCGTCATCGGCGTGCCGTCGGAGATCACGCAGGTCGAGAAGCGCGCCGTCAAGGACAGCGCCTACCGGGCCAAGGCGAGCGAGGTCCACCTCGTCGAGGAGGCCATGGCCGCGGCCATCGGTGCCGGCATGCCGATCACCGAGCCTTCCGGCAACATGATCGTCGACATCGGCGGCGGCACGACGGACATCGCCGTGATCTCGCTGGCCGGCATCGTCTACAGCAAGGCCGTACGGGTGGCCGGCAACGAGATGGACGAGGCCATCATCCAGTACATCAAGAAGACGTACAACCTGCTGATTGGCGAGCGGACGGCCGAGCACATCAAGATCGAGCTCGGGTCGGGCTATCCGCTCGAGGACCGGCTCACGATGGAGATCAAGGGCCGTCACCTCATCGAGGGCGTGCCGAAGACAATCTCGATCAGCGACGAAGAGATCCGCGGCGCGCTCGCCGAGACGGTGAACGTCATCGTCGACGCCGTGCGTGTCGCCCTCGAGCGGACGCCGCCCGAGCTGTCGGCCGACATCGTCGATCGCGGCATCGTGCTGACGGGTGGCGGCTCGCTGCTCAAGAACCTCGACAAGCGCCTGCGCGAGGAGACGGGCCTGCCGGTCGCCATGGCCGAGGACCCCCTGTCGTCGGTCGTGCTGGGGGCGGGGAAGATGCTCTCGGACTTCAACCTGCTGCGAAAGATCGCGATCGACTGA
- a CDS encoding GGDEF domain-containing protein: MAKRPVVRAASGVARPVRRASLPTRIARLPETLEARLSSVAAFRSLVGAAHESLDPRRVAEEIVARVAAWLPMASWAVLVDDWVGQPHLAASRGLVPAWRPVAEAVAARVVRTGRDWTSGDVRRDHPDAPALAVLAFPLACRGQLRAALVGFDPGPVAGRLVIGARARRALDVGFGPLAHALDSALRVQRAEALSVTDDLTQLYNSRYLQQVLHRETKRTARTRLPVSLLFIDLDGFKVVNDTYGHLAGSLALVEVAQVLRQSARETDVVSRYGGDEFAVVLPETDARGARAVASRIQQRIATTSFLESEGLQVRLTVSIGVSTLKSGAASADALLRAADEAMYWIKERGKNGIHAIGTRGRPVRLGAEGRGARR; this comes from the coding sequence ATGGCCAAGCGGCCCGTCGTGCGTGCGGCGTCGGGCGTTGCCCGCCCGGTTCGTCGCGCCAGCCTGCCGACGCGGATTGCACGGCTGCCCGAGACCCTCGAGGCCCGGCTCTCGAGCGTCGCGGCCTTCCGGAGCCTCGTCGGCGCCGCGCACGAATCGCTCGATCCGCGCCGGGTGGCCGAGGAAATCGTGGCTCGCGTCGCCGCCTGGCTGCCGATGGCGTCGTGGGCGGTGCTGGTCGACGACTGGGTGGGCCAGCCGCACCTGGCGGCCTCGCGCGGGCTCGTGCCGGCCTGGCGCCCGGTGGCCGAGGCGGTGGCCGCGCGCGTCGTGCGGACGGGCCGCGACTGGACGAGCGGCGACGTGCGCCGCGATCATCCCGACGCGCCGGCACTGGCGGTGCTGGCCTTCCCGCTCGCGTGTCGTGGTCAACTGCGGGCGGCGCTCGTCGGGTTCGACCCCGGACCGGTCGCCGGGCGCCTGGTGATCGGCGCGCGTGCCCGGCGGGCGCTCGACGTCGGGTTCGGCCCTCTGGCGCACGCCCTCGACAGCGCGCTGCGGGTGCAGCGGGCCGAAGCGCTCTCGGTGACCGACGACCTCACCCAGCTCTACAACTCGCGTTACCTCCAGCAGGTCCTGCACCGCGAGACCAAACGAACGGCGCGCACGCGGCTGCCGGTGTCCCTGCTGTTCATCGATCTCGACGGCTTCAAGGTGGTCAACGACACCTACGGGCACCTCGCCGGCAGCCTCGCGCTCGTCGAAGTCGCGCAGGTGCTCCGTCAGTCGGCCCGCGAAACCGACGTCGTGTCGCGCTACGGGGGTGACGAGTTCGCGGTGGTCCTGCCGGAGACCGACGCGCGGGGGGCGCGCGCGGTGGCGTCGCGGATCCAGCAGCGCATCGCAACCACGTCGTTCCTCGAGAGCGAAGGGCTGCAGGTACGCCTGACCGTCTCGATTGGGGTGTCCACGCTCAAGAGCGGAGCGGCGAGCGCGGACGCGCTCTTGCGCGCGGCCGACGAAGCCATGTACTGGATCAAGGAACGCGGCAAGAATGGCATTCATGCCATCGGCACCCGCGGACGCCCCGTGCGTCTCGGTGCGGAGGGGCGAGGAGCACGACGTTGA